The following are encoded in a window of Oscillospiraceae bacterium genomic DNA:
- a CDS encoding cold shock domain-containing protein codes for MKGKIASIRTSVQSGREYGFIKGEDDSSYYFDSRSLSNDKKMTDYYEGDIVEFSVLEKRDGKKSAYSITYIEPKIITPTDKLSVNIENKKS; via the coding sequence ATGAAAGGAAAAATAGCTTCTATACGCACCTCAGTTCAAAGTGGACGTGAATACGGCTTTATAAAAGGAGAGGATGACTCCTCTTATTATTTCGATAGTCGATCCTTATCAAACGATAAAAAGATGACAGATTATTATGAAGGCGATATTGTTGAATTTTCTGTTTTAGAAAAAAGAGACGGGAAAAAATCTGCGTACAGTATAACTTATATTGAGCCGAAAATCATCACACCGACTGATAAATTGTCAGTAAATATAGAAAACAAAAAATCATAA
- a CDS encoding ABC transporter ATP-binding protein, with amino-acid sequence MNITVESLYKTFQNPDKEVLKDINLEIAEGEFVCLLGPSGCGKSTLLNIIAGLDTPTSGSVKFGGEPVTGPGPDRVMIFQESALFPWLSVVDNVKFGLKIAKIPDKEAEERAMMYLQKVNLASCRDYKVSQLSGGMKQRVAIARALALNSKALLMDEPFAALDKQTKNLLRDELERLWLSEKRTVVYVTHSVEEALFFGDRVVMMSADPGVIKSIFKIDFPRPRQIDTPAFVKLRHDILADLRVEVERYEK; translated from the coding sequence ATGAACATCACCGTCGAGTCCCTCTATAAGACCTTTCAAAACCCCGACAAAGAGGTCTTAAAAGACATCAATTTGGAAATCGCCGAGGGCGAGTTCGTCTGCCTGCTGGGTCCGTCGGGCTGCGGCAAATCGACGCTGCTCAATATCATCGCGGGTCTCGATACGCCGACTTCGGGCAGCGTCAAATTCGGCGGAGAACCGGTCACAGGCCCCGGGCCCGACCGCGTGATGATCTTTCAGGAATCGGCGTTGTTCCCGTGGCTCTCGGTCGTCGACAACGTCAAATTCGGTCTGAAAATCGCCAAAATCCCCGACAAAGAGGCCGAGGAGCGGGCGATGATGTATCTCCAAAAAGTCAATCTGGCCTCCTGCCGCGATTATAAAGTCAGCCAGCTCTCGGGCGGCATGAAGCAGCGCGTCGCCATCGCAAGGGCGCTTGCGCTCAACTCCAAAGCCCTGCTGATGGACGAGCCGTTCGCCGCGCTCGACAAACAGACCAAAAACCTGCTGCGCGACGAACTCGAACGCCTCTGGCTGTCGGAAAAACGCACCGTCGTCTACGTCACCCACAGCGTCGAAGAAGCGTTGTTTTTCGGCGACCGCGTGGTGATGATGAGCGCCGATCCGGGCGTGATCAAGAGCATTTTTAAAATCGATTTCCCGCGCCCGCGCCAAATCGACACGCCGGCATTCGTCAAACTGCGCCACGATATTCTGGCCGATCTCAGAGTGGAGGTGGAACGCTATGAAAAATAA
- a CDS encoding ABC transporter ATP-binding protein: MEIICTENIYKIYNQGRNEVKALDGVSLSVMQGEFLAVMGQSGSGKSTLLNILGCLDVPTCGRYFLFGKSSDTFDEEELSGIRNHRIGFVFQNYNLIPSLSAVENVELPLLYRGVEYEQRRKIALEALERVGLSERSEHRPLKMSGGQQQRTAIARAIAADPDILLADEPTGNLDRTSGAEIMNLLTLLNKKGKTVIIITHDPAVAAYANRIVTISDGKIAADERSAYEAG; encoded by the coding sequence ATGGAAATCATCTGTACCGAAAACATTTATAAGATTTACAACCAGGGGCGAAACGAAGTCAAGGCGCTTGACGGCGTTTCGCTTTCTGTTATGCAGGGGGAATTTCTGGCGGTCATGGGTCAGTCGGGATCCGGAAAGTCCACACTGCTGAATATTCTGGGCTGCCTTGACGTCCCGACATGCGGACGGTATTTTCTGTTCGGAAAATCATCCGATACTTTCGACGAGGAAGAGCTCTCCGGCATCCGCAACCACCGAATCGGATTCGTATTTCAAAATTACAATCTCATTCCCTCGCTCTCCGCCGTTGAAAACGTCGAACTCCCGCTGCTGTATCGCGGTGTCGAATATGAACAGCGCCGTAAAATTGCCCTTGAGGCACTCGAAAGAGTCGGCCTTTCGGAGCGTTCCGAGCACCGGCCTTTAAAGATGTCGGGCGGACAGCAGCAGCGTACCGCCATTGCACGCGCCATCGCCGCCGATCCCGACATCCTGCTGGCCGACGAACCGACCGGAAATCTCGACCGCACGTCGGGCGCTGAAATCATGAATCTTTTAACCCTCTTGAACAAAAAAGGCAAGACGGTTATAATCATTACGCACGACCCCGCCGTCGCAGCTTATGCAAACCGAATTGTGACCATCAGTGACGGCAAAATTGCAGCAGACGAAAGGAGCGCCTATGAAGCAGGTTGA
- a CDS encoding sensor histidine kinase, producing the protein MIRKLRIKFILINMLSVFLVLATVFGVLLYSSAKRLTDSSNEALVLALSRDGNDDQQPWEIGGGKKAGTDPLNPNDVQRLNENNTFIRTFTVSVYTDGTLSTSTYSGEIDISDDILNAAVETALADPDGAGTISDLHLRYLVKIGTDSTKIAFADTSSERIYMNNLIIISLEVGVPALAVFFLLAYFLSGLALKPAKTAWQQQQQFVADASHELKTPLTVILANTDILLAHPSASIQSQRKWIENTKTEGERMKKLADNLLFLAKSDAAEHVKANPMPHEQVNLSDTAWNALLPFESVAFEQGVELNSDIKPNVTVSGNADQLNRLIVILIDNACKYSGKSGSVTLTLTKEQGKAKLSVHNTGTPIDKDDLPHIFDRFYRADKSRSQVYDEPGSVLHTPSVGADDKSRSQVYDEPGSVLHTPFVGAGDQSRAQTSGGHGLGLSIAKSIVDAHNGKLTVNSSAEHGTTFTAEFSAK; encoded by the coding sequence ATGATCAGAAAACTGCGGATCAAATTCATTCTCATCAATATGCTGTCGGTATTTCTGGTACTGGCGACAGTCTTCGGCGTCCTGCTTTATTCTTCGGCCAAACGTCTGACCGACAGCAGCAACGAGGCGCTGGTTCTCGCGCTCTCTCGCGACGGAAACGACGATCAACAGCCTTGGGAGATCGGCGGCGGTAAAAAAGCAGGGACCGATCCGCTCAATCCCAACGATGTTCAGCGGTTGAATGAAAACAATACTTTTATCCGTACTTTCACCGTTTCGGTCTACACCGACGGAACCCTATCCACATCTACATACAGCGGCGAAATCGACATCAGCGATGACATTCTGAATGCGGCGGTGGAAACGGCATTGGCTGACCCCGACGGAGCGGGTACCATTTCCGATCTGCATCTGCGCTATCTGGTCAAAATCGGCACCGACAGCACCAAAATTGCCTTTGCCGACACAAGCAGTGAGCGCATTTACATGAATAACCTCATCATCATCTCGTTGGAAGTGGGTGTTCCGGCGCTGGCTGTCTTCTTCCTGCTGGCCTATTTTCTGTCGGGACTGGCGCTCAAACCCGCCAAAACCGCTTGGCAGCAGCAGCAGCAATTTGTCGCCGACGCCTCTCATGAACTCAAAACGCCGCTGACCGTTATTTTAGCCAACACCGATATCCTGTTGGCACATCCAAGCGCCTCAATCCAAAGCCAGCGGAAGTGGATTGAAAACACCAAGACCGAGGGCGAGCGAATGAAAAAACTGGCCGACAACCTGTTATTTTTGGCCAAGTCCGACGCCGCCGAACACGTGAAAGCCAACCCTATGCCACACGAGCAGGTCAATCTCAGCGACACCGCTTGGAACGCGCTTCTGCCTTTTGAATCGGTGGCGTTCGAACAGGGCGTTGAATTGAACAGTGACATCAAACCGAACGTAACGGTCTCCGGCAATGCGGATCAATTAAACCGCCTGATCGTAATTTTGATCGACAACGCCTGCAAATACAGCGGCAAAAGCGGAAGCGTCACCCTGACACTGACCAAAGAACAGGGAAAAGCCAAACTCTCGGTTCATAATACGGGAACTCCGATCGACAAAGATGATCTCCCCCACATTTTCGACCGTTTCTACCGCGCCGACAAATCACGCTCACAGGTTTACGATGAACCCGGTAGCGTATTACACACTCCGTCTGTCGGCGCTGACGACAAATCGCGCTCACAAGTTTACGATGAACCCGGTAGCGTATTACACACGCCGTTCGTCGGCGCTGGCGACCAATCGCGGGCGCAGACGAGCGGAGGCCACGGGTTGGGGCTCTCGATTGCCAAATCCATTGTCGATGCCCATAACGGAAAACTCACGGTAAACAGCAGCGCCGAACACGGTACGACCTTCACCGCCGAATTTTCGGCGAAATAA
- a CDS encoding aliphatic sulfonate ABC transporter substrate-binding protein, translated as MKKILALFFCAALFFTLFGCAPAEEKTTVNIAFFPNITHAQGLIGSANGAFEEALSGYDVEYQVFNAGPAEIEALFAGEVDIGYIGPVPAINGFVRSGGDVVIVSGAANGGAVLVARTDANITSVADLSGKKVAIPQLGNTQHLSLLQLLSANGLSTTSAGGTVDVYAVANSEIKTLMQSGEIDAALVPEPWGARLVNEIGAQLVLDYDQIWLDGNYATAVVIVNKDFLTNYPDLVEKFLQAHVKITAYINENPDEALAIANARIEELTGAALDPAILTEAASRIVFTTDPARESVEAFIDLSIEQGFIEACDNRDALFNLNMISTINSEISQ; from the coding sequence ATGAAAAAAATCCTTGCGCTCTTTTTCTGCGCAGCCCTGTTTTTCACCTTGTTCGGCTGCGCACCCGCCGAAGAAAAAACCACGGTCAATATCGCCTTTTTCCCGAATATCACCCATGCGCAGGGTCTGATCGGCTCCGCGAACGGCGCTTTTGAAGAAGCTCTTTCGGGTTATGACGTGGAATATCAGGTTTTTAACGCCGGCCCGGCCGAGATCGAGGCGCTTTTTGCCGGCGAAGTCGACATCGGCTATATCGGACCGGTACCCGCGATCAACGGCTTTGTGCGTTCGGGCGGCGATGTCGTCATCGTCTCGGGCGCGGCAAACGGCGGCGCGGTTTTGGTGGCGCGCACCGATGCGAACATCACCTCGGTCGCCGATCTCTCGGGCAAAAAAGTGGCGATCCCGCAGCTGGGCAATACCCAACATCTTTCGCTTCTCCAATTATTATCGGCCAACGGCCTCTCGACGACTTCGGCGGGCGGCACGGTCGACGTCTATGCGGTCGCCAATTCCGAGATCAAAACCCTGATGCAGAGCGGCGAAATCGACGCGGCGCTGGTGCCGGAACCCTGGGGCGCCCGGTTGGTCAACGAGATCGGCGCGCAGCTCGTTTTGGACTACGATCAAATCTGGCTCGACGGCAACTATGCCACGGCGGTTGTCATCGTCAATAAGGACTTTTTGACCAACTACCCCGACCTCGTCGAGAAATTTTTGCAGGCGCACGTCAAAATCACGGCATATATCAACGAAAACCCCGACGAGGCGTTGGCGATCGCCAATGCCCGCATCGAAGAACTGACCGGCGCGGCGCTTGATCCCGCAATCCTGACCGAGGCCGCCTCGCGCATCGTCTTCACCACCGATCCCGCCCGTGAATCCGTCGAGGCCTTTATCGACCTTTCCATCGAGCAGGGCTTCATCGAAGCCTGCGACAACCGCGACGCCCTGTTCAATCTCAATATGATCTCAACAATCAATTCGGAGATTTCGCAATGA
- a CDS encoding ABC transporter ATP-binding protein, with translation MKYLIQSAKRYKSLIYLCLVLGFAGTFLQSFSARYLQKIVDRFTAGTLTPMNIAVYGMALALLFVISYLNNYPWRKLESGIPLLLKINALRKVSVIDYLSYIKLGTGELIQRIENGASAGSSIFLGFYLRLASELIPSMVFSIIFVFIISPVVTAAIMIGYLVVFVITNILLKALYQVKGRILDSEEKFNHYFVRGLMEMVVFRVYRRFTKELRKAESASDEIISSNVKMKMTHEAFFTIFALLIAFIKIGVIAYGWSSKTLSIGQIVALVALVDCAYQPIAVINVSYVQYKLDKVAFARYTEFLDAKEEARLTEGETVPEIKGDISFSKVGFDYDNREILNDFDLDIQSKKKVAFVGESGSGKTTAVKLLVGLLHPRTGQITIDGFDLNRINLNDYYKHVAYLPQEPSVFDGTLRENLVFDETAADGDLTEVLEKAGLGGLYAKLEHGLETPLGEKGVRLSGGERQQLAIARLWFSKAQIVIFDEATSAIDNLTEEAVMKNAMAFLSDKTVISIAHRLDSIRSFETIFVFRDGHIVEQGGFDELMEKRRSFYELYNRSTISPT, from the coding sequence ATGAAATATCTAATCCAATCTGCAAAGCGATACAAATCGCTTATTTATCTTTGTCTTGTTTTAGGGTTCGCCGGAACTTTCCTGCAAAGTTTCAGTGCGCGTTATCTTCAAAAAATCGTCGATCGTTTTACTGCGGGCACTTTAACGCCGATGAACATCGCCGTTTACGGCATGGCGTTGGCACTGCTTTTCGTTATCAGTTATCTCAACAATTATCCGTGGCGCAAGCTGGAATCGGGAATCCCTTTACTCTTAAAAATCAATGCCCTCCGAAAAGTATCGGTCATCGATTACCTGTCATATATCAAATTGGGCACAGGCGAATTGATTCAGCGAATCGAAAACGGCGCTTCGGCGGGCTCAAGTATTTTCTTGGGGTTTTATCTGCGGCTTGCAAGCGAGTTGATTCCCTCGATGGTATTCAGCATCATTTTCGTTTTCATCATCAGCCCTGTGGTGACGGCAGCGATCATGATCGGTTATCTCGTCGTTTTCGTCATCACGAATATTTTGTTGAAAGCGCTGTATCAGGTGAAAGGCCGAATTCTCGACAGCGAGGAAAAATTCAATCACTATTTCGTGCGCGGTTTAATGGAGATGGTCGTGTTTCGCGTTTATCGGCGTTTCACAAAGGAACTCCGAAAAGCGGAGTCCGCCTCCGATGAAATCATCTCTTCCAACGTGAAAATGAAAATGACGCATGAGGCGTTTTTTACCATTTTCGCCTTACTTATCGCTTTTATCAAGATCGGAGTCATCGCATACGGCTGGAGCTCCAAAACCCTGTCGATCGGTCAGATCGTCGCGCTGGTCGCGCTTGTGGATTGCGCATATCAGCCGATCGCCGTCATCAATGTGTCGTATGTCCAATACAAGCTCGATAAAGTCGCTTTCGCCAGATATACGGAATTTCTGGATGCAAAAGAGGAAGCACGGCTCACAGAAGGGGAAACTGTCCCCGAAATCAAAGGAGACATCTCCTTCTCGAAGGTCGGCTTTGATTATGATAACCGTGAGATATTGAACGATTTCGATCTGGATATTCAAAGTAAAAAGAAAGTCGCCTTCGTAGGCGAAAGCGGCTCCGGCAAAACGACCGCCGTCAAGTTATTGGTCGGGCTTCTGCATCCCCGAACCGGGCAAATCACAATAGATGGCTTTGACTTGAATCGGATCAATCTTAATGACTATTACAAACACGTCGCCTATCTCCCGCAGGAACCGTCCGTATTCGACGGAACACTGCGCGAGAATCTCGTTTTTGATGAAACGGCAGCGGATGGCGACTTGACAGAGGTCCTCGAAAAAGCGGGATTGGGCGGCTTATACGCCAAATTGGAACATGGATTAGAAACTCCGTTAGGTGAAAAAGGGGTGCGTTTATCCGGCGGGGAGCGTCAGCAGCTTGCGATCGCCCGGCTTTGGTTTTCCAAGGCGCAAATCGTCATATTTGACGAAGCGACGTCGGCGATTGACAACTTGACGGAGGAAGCCGTCATGAAAAATGCCATGGCTTTTCTTTCGGATAAAACCGTCATCTCAATCGCCCATCGGTTAGATTCTATCAGGTCTTTCGAAACCATTTTCGTGTTCCGGGACGGGCACATCGTGGAGCAAGGCGGCTTTGACGAATTGATGGAAAAGCGCCGGTCGTTTTATGAATTATACAACAGGTCAACAATATCGCCAACATGA
- a CDS encoding alpha/beta hydrolase yields MPSLRAVTLRNQIRFLKPLTSKMDIKTARAGQDAFGALGASANARKLIFSTVTFGIFKARYITRRENANNKVILYLHGGAYTAGDIKYASGFGSILCARTGADVLCPAYRLAPEHPFPAALRDAVASYEYLLAEGNQPENISLVGESAGGGLIFSVAMELRATGLPLPHKLVAISPWADLTFSGKSYEDNRTVDPSLSEDLLRQYAVMYGGDDLSNPLISPIFGDLCGLPPALIFAGGDELLLSDARNLAKRIAACGGRCELIVEDGMWHVYPLFNCPESDAALNKINDFLEMSNGR; encoded by the coding sequence ATGCCCTCATTACGCGCTGTTACATTACGCAATCAAATTCGCTTTTTAAAACCGCTCACATCTAAAATGGACATTAAAACCGCTCGTGCGGGTCAGGACGCTTTCGGCGCACTCGGTGCGTCGGCCAACGCGCGCAAGCTCATCTTTTCGACCGTTACATTCGGAATTTTCAAAGCCCGTTATATCACCCGGCGGGAAAACGCCAACAATAAAGTCATTTTATATCTCCACGGCGGGGCCTATACCGCCGGAGACATCAAATACGCCTCCGGTTTCGGCAGCATTCTCTGCGCCCGAACCGGTGCTGATGTTCTCTGCCCCGCCTACCGTCTCGCTCCCGAACACCCCTTCCCGGCTGCTCTGCGCGACGCGGTGGCCAGTTACGAATACCTATTAGCTGAAGGCAACCAACCCGAAAACATCTCCCTTGTCGGCGAATCAGCCGGCGGCGGATTAATTTTTTCAGTGGCGATGGAACTGCGGGCAACCGGGCTTCCGCTGCCGCATAAACTCGTCGCAATCTCCCCGTGGGCGGACCTGACCTTCTCAGGCAAATCCTATGAAGATAACCGAACTGTCGATCCGTCGCTGTCCGAAGACCTCTTGCGACAATATGCCGTGATGTACGGAGGGGACGATTTGTCCAACCCGTTGATCTCGCCGATCTTCGGCGACTTGTGTGGTCTTCCTCCCGCTTTGATTTTCGCGGGTGGGGACGAGCTGTTGCTTTCCGATGCCCGAAATCTGGCCAAACGGATCGCCGCCTGCGGCGGAAGGTGCGAATTGATTGTCGAAGACGGTATGTGGCACGTCTATCCGTTGTTCAACTGCCCCGAATCCGATGCCGCGCTCAATAAAATCAATGACTTTTTGGAGATGTCAAATGGCCGCTAA
- a CDS encoding alcohol acetyltransferase: MAAKPWMKLDNAAKIYPAAKRRNWTALFRLSAQLTEPVDPVALRAALESTAKRFPTFTLRLRRGVFWFYLEHIDGVPDIQRDVANPCVRMDLRQNRGFMFRVRYYENTIAVEIFHVLTDGTGGFIFLKTLVAEYLRIKYGTVIPRDAEILDCSEPPKPDEYEDAFFKFAKGHTAPRGESSAYYLKGTLEKPDVIHITNGQMPVDILLAKAKEKKVTLTEYLTAALILAIDKVQRAEGRPQRMLKPVKICVPVNLRKFYPTHTLRNFSNYTNPGIDPRYGQFTFDEVLSAVHHHMGIEVTEKKLNAKISTNVKSESARVIRLMPLFIKNFAMKMTFKFVGDRQTSSSISNLGAVKLPPEMEQYVTRMDFILGPLSRNRVIAAMLSYQGTVYFNFTRIIKETVIEREFFRFLIKQGIPVRIESNQIRETDE; this comes from the coding sequence ATGGCCGCTAAACCGTGGATGAAACTCGATAATGCCGCCAAAATCTATCCGGCGGCAAAACGCCGCAATTGGACGGCGCTGTTTCGGCTATCCGCACAGCTGACCGAGCCGGTCGACCCGGTGGCGCTGCGGGCGGCTTTGGAATCGACCGCAAAACGATTCCCGACCTTCACGCTGCGTCTGCGGCGGGGTGTGTTCTGGTTTTATCTCGAACACATCGACGGCGTGCCCGATATCCAGCGCGACGTGGCAAACCCCTGCGTGCGCATGGATCTCCGCCAAAACCGGGGCTTCATGTTCCGCGTCCGTTATTATGAAAACACCATCGCCGTTGAAATTTTTCATGTTTTAACCGACGGCACCGGCGGATTTATTTTTCTCAAAACATTGGTCGCCGAATATCTGCGCATCAAATACGGCACGGTCATCCCACGGGACGCCGAAATTTTGGACTGCTCCGAACCGCCGAAGCCCGATGAATACGAGGACGCTTTTTTCAAATTTGCCAAAGGCCACACCGCCCCGCGCGGCGAGAGCAGCGCTTATTACCTAAAAGGCACGCTCGAAAAACCCGACGTCATCCACATCACCAACGGTCAGATGCCCGTTGACATTTTACTTGCCAAGGCCAAAGAGAAAAAGGTTACTTTGACCGAATATCTGACCGCCGCATTGATCTTGGCCATCGACAAAGTCCAGCGCGCCGAAGGAAGGCCCCAGCGGATGCTGAAGCCGGTCAAGATCTGCGTACCGGTCAACCTGCGCAAATTCTATCCGACCCATACGCTGCGCAATTTTTCGAATTACACCAACCCCGGCATCGACCCGCGCTACGGCCAGTTTACTTTTGATGAGGTTCTTTCGGCCGTCCACCACCATATGGGCATTGAAGTCACCGAGAAAAAACTCAACGCTAAAATTTCGACCAACGTTAAAAGCGAAAGCGCGCGCGTCATCCGCCTGATGCCGCTGTTCATCAAAAACTTCGCCATGAAGATGACCTTTAAATTCGTCGGAGACCGCCAGACCAGCAGCAGCATTTCCAACCTCGGCGCGGTCAAACTGCCGCCCGAGATGGAGCAGTATGTTACCCGCATGGACTTCATCCTCGGCCCGCTGTCGAGAAACCGCGTGATCGCGGCGATGCTGTCCTATCAGGGTACCGTCTATTTCAATTTTACCCGCATCATCAAAGAGACCGTCATTGAGCGCGAATTTTTCCGCTTTTTGATCAAACAGGGCATCCCGGTCCGCATCGAAAGCAATCAGATCCGGGAGACCGACGAATAA
- a CDS encoding ABC transporter permease, whose translation MKNNTLLKVLKTLGFILIFIAVWQLLYFVMVEKAAVWKPYVFPSPLGVLNSYEKLVNNGTLFAGIGQTLRRIGIGYGISILIGLFLGMLLARFKALSELMKPLVLGIQTLPSICWVPFAILWYGLAESATIFIVVIGSTFSICIAVETGIRSINPLYIRAAKTMGAKGPALYTKVILPASVPSLVGALKQGWSFAWRALMTGEMMMSSKGIGLMLSQAREIGGINEVTAVMLVIVLISIFVDKLIFGFIEKHALKWT comes from the coding sequence ATGAAAAATAACACCCTGCTCAAGGTCTTAAAAACCCTCGGCTTTATTTTGATATTTATCGCCGTTTGGCAGCTGCTCTATTTCGTCATGGTCGAAAAGGCCGCCGTCTGGAAACCGTATGTTTTCCCGTCGCCGCTCGGCGTTTTGAATTCCTATGAAAAACTGGTCAATAACGGCACCCTGTTCGCGGGCATCGGGCAGACCCTGCGGCGTATCGGCATCGGATACGGCATCTCGATTCTAATCGGCCTTTTCCTCGGAATGCTTTTAGCTCGCTTCAAAGCGCTCTCGGAACTGATGAAACCGCTGGTGCTGGGCATCCAGACGCTGCCGTCCATCTGTTGGGTGCCGTTCGCAATTTTGTGGTACGGCTTGGCCGAAAGCGCGACCATCTTTATCGTGGTCATCGGTTCGACGTTCAGCATCTGCATCGCGGTCGAGACCGGCATCCGCAGCATCAATCCGCTCTATATCCGCGCCGCCAAAACGATGGGTGCAAAAGGCCCGGCGCTCTATACCAAGGTCATTCTGCCCGCCAGCGTTCCGTCTCTTGTCGGCGCGCTCAAACAGGGTTGGTCGTTTGCCTGGCGCGCATTGATGACCGGCGAGATGATGATGTCGTCCAAAGGCATCGGCCTGATGCTGTCGCAGGCGCGCGAGATCGGCGGCATCAACGAGGTCACCGCAGTCATGCTGGTAATCGTTTTAATCAGCATTTTTGTAGATAAGCTTATCTTCGGTTTTATCGAAAAACACGCTTTGAAATGGACTTGA
- the mgtE gene encoding magnesium transporter, protein MNQEAMALLEEKKFPQLCRILKEMNPADLAALFAEFPEEYLPIIYRILPKELAAETFVCMDADLQEVLITAFSDKELREVLDEMYMDDTVDVIEEMPSNVVARILKNSNPADRRTINELLKYPSDSAGSIMTTEYVYLKKDMTVRDAFARIRKIGPDKETIYTCYVTDASRKLVGVVTVKDLLLAEQESVINDIMETNVIYVSTLEDKETAARLFDKYDLLAVPVVDQEQRLVGIITVDDAMDVLREENTEDILKMSAVTPTDDTYLKTSVFKHAKNRIVWLLILMVSATITGAIITKYEAAFTSIPLLIAFLPMLMDTGGNSGSQSSTTIIRGLALEEIKPRDFFRVLFKEVSVALMVGAVLAIVNTARVLITYPHDPIKYQLALVTGMALMCAVLIAKTLGCCLPMLAQKLKIDPALMAAPLMTTIVDAGTVLVYFSIATAVMHLTL, encoded by the coding sequence ATGAATCAGGAAGCCATGGCCCTGCTGGAGGAGAAAAAGTTTCCCCAGTTGTGCCGCATTTTAAAAGAGATGAACCCCGCGGACCTCGCGGCGCTGTTCGCGGAATTTCCCGAAGAATATCTGCCCATCATATACCGGATTCTGCCCAAGGAACTTGCGGCGGAGACTTTTGTGTGCATGGACGCGGATCTGCAGGAGGTCCTCATCACCGCCTTTTCCGATAAGGAACTGCGCGAGGTGCTGGACGAGATGTATATGGACGACACGGTCGACGTCATCGAGGAGATGCCGTCCAACGTCGTCGCGCGCATTTTGAAGAACTCGAATCCAGCCGACCGGAGAACCATCAATGAATTGCTGAAATACCCGAGCGACAGCGCGGGCAGCATCATGACGACCGAGTACGTCTACCTCAAAAAGGACATGACGGTGCGCGACGCGTTTGCCCGCATCCGCAAAATCGGCCCCGATAAAGAGACGATTTATACCTGCTATGTCACTGATGCCAGCCGCAAATTGGTCGGCGTCGTCACGGTCAAGGATTTGCTGCTGGCGGAGCAGGAGAGCGTCATCAACGACATCATGGAGACCAATGTCATCTATGTCAGCACGCTCGAAGACAAAGAGACCGCCGCGCGTCTGTTCGATAAATACGACTTGCTGGCCGTTCCGGTCGTCGATCAGGAGCAGCGCCTCGTCGGCATCATCACGGTCGACGACGCGATGGACGTTTTGCGCGAAGAGAACACCGAAGATATTTTAAAGATGTCGGCAGTCACCCCGACCGACGACACCTATCTCAAAACCTCGGTTTTCAAGCACGCCAAAAACCGCATCGTCTGGCTGTTGATTTTAATGGTCTCGGCCACGATCACCGGCGCGATCATCACCAAATACGAAGCGGCTTTCACCTCGATCCCGCTGTTGATCGCCTTTTTGCCGATGCTGATGGACACCGGCGGCAACAGCGGCTCCCAGAGTTCGACCACGATCATCCGCGGCCTCGCGCTCGAGGAGATCAAACCCCGCGACTTTTTCCGGGTCCTGTTCAAAGAAGTCAGTGTCGCGCTGATGGTGGGCGCGGTACTCGCGATCGTCAATACGGCACGAGTGCTGATTACCTATCCGCATGACCCGATCAAATATCAGCTTGCGCTGGTCACGGGAATGGCGCTGATGTGTGCGGTTTTGATCGCAAAGACCCTCGGCTGCTGCCTGCCGATGCTGGCGCAGAAGCTGAAAATCGACCCGGCATTGATGGCGGCACCGCTGATGACGACGATCGTCGACGCGGGTACGGTTTTGGTCTATTTCTCCATCGCCACCGCCGTCATGCACCTCACGTTATAA
- the rnhA gene encoding ribonuclease HI: MKQVEIFTDGACLGNPGPGGYGVILKYQGTEKELSGGEPETTNNRMELTAAIVALEALKTPCAVKLYSDSQYLINAFELGWLEKWKMSGWKRTGNAEVKNADLWQRLSELTAIHNVEFIWVRGHDGHPENERCDRLASGYAQKLADKS; encoded by the coding sequence ATGAAGCAGGTTGAGATTTTCACCGACGGCGCTTGCCTCGGAAATCCGGGTCCGGGCGGCTACGGCGTCATCCTGAAATATCAGGGCACCGAAAAAGAACTCTCCGGCGGCGAACCCGAGACGACCAACAACCGCATGGAATTGACCGCGGCCATCGTCGCGCTCGAGGCGCTCAAAACGCCCTGCGCGGTAAAGCTGTACAGCGATTCGCAGTATCTGATCAACGCTTTTGAACTCGGCTGGCTGGAAAAATGGAAAATGAGCGGCTGGAAGCGCACCGGCAACGCCGAGGTCAAAAATGCCGACCTGTGGCAGCGGCTGTCCGAACTGACCGCGATACATAACGTCGAATTTATCTGGGTGCGCGGCCACGACGGCCATCCGGAAAACGAACGCTGCGACCGCCTCGCCAGCGGTTACGCGCAAAAACTCGCCGACAAATCGTAG